The following coding sequences lie in one Alloacidobacterium dinghuense genomic window:
- a CDS encoding nuclear transport factor 2 family protein: protein MSVADIANDLVKLCREGKNLEAVDKYYADDIVSVESASGPGMPAEMKGIEAIRGKNAWWVENHEVHSGEANGPYVGENQFAVEFKFDVTNKPSGKRMQLEEMALYTVKNGKIVHEHFYYNPGSMGGN, encoded by the coding sequence ATGTCAGTTGCCGATATTGCTAATGATCTGGTCAAGCTTTGCCGCGAAGGCAAAAACCTTGAAGCCGTCGATAAGTACTACGCCGATGACATCGTCAGCGTGGAGTCAGCCAGCGGTCCGGGTATGCCCGCAGAGATGAAAGGCATCGAAGCGATCCGCGGAAAGAATGCGTGGTGGGTGGAGAACCACGAAGTCCATAGCGGCGAGGCAAATGGGCCGTATGTTGGAGAGAATCAGTTCGCCGTCGAGTTCAAGTTTGACGTGACGAACAAGCCATCGGGCAAGCGCATGCAGCTGGAAGAGATGGCTCTATACACCGTGAAGAACGGCAAGATTGTCCACGAGCATTTCTATTACAACCCGGGCAGCATGGGCGGAAATTAG
- a CDS encoding VOC family protein, producing the protein MAFTLEQLDHIVLTVANIHATTDFYTEVLGMDIVTFSGRTALKFGDQKINLHQRGHEFEPKACRPTPGAADLCFITLTPMEEVVEYLNLLKVHIEEGPVERAGAVGKLMSVYIRDPDQNLIEISNYV; encoded by the coding sequence ATGGCTTTCACCCTGGAGCAACTGGACCACATCGTCCTGACCGTCGCCAACATCCACGCCACCACCGACTTCTACACCGAAGTCCTCGGCATGGACATCGTCACCTTCTCGGGCCGCACGGCCCTCAAATTCGGCGACCAGAAAATCAATCTCCACCAGCGCGGACACGAATTCGAGCCCAAGGCTTGTCGTCCAACACCCGGCGCAGCAGACCTCTGCTTTATCACTCTCACGCCGATGGAAGAAGTCGTCGAATATCTGAACCTGCTGAAGGTCCACATAGAAGAAGGCCCCGTGGAACGCGCCGGGGCCGTCGGTAAGCTGATGTCCGTCTATATCCGTGACCCCGACCAGAACCTGATCGAGATATCGAACTACGTCTAA
- a CDS encoding RNA-directed DNA polymerase: protein MTRGYFPGRVIPPVNSLGLGTALTDMLNYVRPIASKMVQKKANKLRSRCVTHSIPKRKHLRRTLSIPNPFHQCMLSDEIATNWLELEEFCSKSPFSLSAPILDSTRSIDRKTPLNIQPQFRAHRSVGRRYLLKTDIARFYPSIYTHSIPWALHGKPAARKDTQYQLLGNRLDLWTRETQDKQTGRIPIGPDSSFLIGEIVGTALDLELKDRLPALRGTRNIDDYYLYFDSVSDAETGLAALHSIARQFELEINDPKTEIVQLPDILEPSWKSELRNIVIRKTPQPQATDLLNLFDRAFEHSKNFPTDNVLTYAARQVLSSDIFEENWELCEALLLKAAIAEPTMMSVLELIYDNYASYHTSNDALASALYSICYYHAPLQQGNEVSWALWLARKLNVPIPKSVADAVAKLDDDVVALVALDLLEQGNFDTDQLELWYGHMAGSSLYEDHWLLAYEAHEHGWQPTTVKKDYVAADPFFSILQTHGVRFYGDGLAATTSYMEYGEEEIEGIDPDDYDPEEPEEEVDEIGL, encoded by the coding sequence ATGACACGAGGTTATTTCCCTGGCCGAGTGATTCCTCCCGTTAACTCGCTAGGACTGGGAACAGCATTAACTGACATGCTGAATTACGTTCGGCCTATAGCGTCGAAGATGGTTCAGAAAAAGGCCAATAAGTTGCGGAGTCGTTGCGTCACGCATTCCATCCCTAAGCGGAAGCATTTACGTAGGACGTTATCAATTCCCAACCCTTTTCATCAATGCATGCTTTCTGATGAGATCGCTACGAATTGGTTAGAGCTAGAGGAATTCTGCAGTAAATCTCCTTTTTCTCTAAGTGCACCAATTTTAGATTCAACTCGTTCAATCGATCGCAAGACTCCCTTAAATATTCAACCGCAATTTAGGGCGCATAGGTCGGTTGGTCGTCGATATCTACTGAAGACTGACATCGCGCGTTTCTATCCCTCGATCTATACGCATAGCATTCCTTGGGCGCTGCATGGAAAGCCAGCAGCTAGAAAAGATACGCAATATCAGTTATTGGGAAACAGGCTTGATCTTTGGACAAGGGAAACCCAGGATAAACAAACAGGTCGGATACCAATAGGGCCTGATTCGTCATTCTTAATTGGCGAAATCGTCGGTACTGCACTCGATTTAGAGCTAAAGGATAGACTGCCTGCCCTACGAGGTACGAGAAATATCGATGACTATTACCTTTATTTCGATTCAGTATCGGACGCAGAGACGGGATTAGCAGCCCTTCACAGTATTGCTAGGCAATTTGAACTAGAAATTAACGATCCTAAGACAGAAATAGTTCAGTTACCAGATATTCTCGAACCGTCTTGGAAAAGCGAGCTTCGGAATATAGTAATTCGGAAAACTCCTCAGCCCCAAGCTACCGACTTACTCAATCTTTTTGACCGAGCTTTTGAACACTCCAAGAATTTTCCAACCGACAATGTCCTAACATACGCAGCAAGACAAGTACTCAGCTCGGACATATTTGAAGAAAATTGGGAACTCTGTGAAGCTTTGCTCCTCAAGGCAGCAATAGCGGAACCGACAATGATGTCCGTTCTAGAGTTGATCTACGATAACTATGCTTCCTATCATACAAGCAACGACGCTCTTGCCAGCGCTCTGTACAGTATCTGCTATTATCATGCTCCCCTTCAGCAGGGGAACGAGGTCTCTTGGGCCTTGTGGCTTGCCAGAAAATTGAATGTACCAATTCCCAAATCGGTAGCAGACGCTGTTGCCAAACTCGATGATGATGTCGTGGCACTCGTGGCTTTGGACCTTCTTGAACAGGGTAATTTCGATACAGATCAATTGGAACTTTGGTATGGGCATATGGCCGGTTCAAGTCTTTATGAAGATCATTGGCTTTTGGCTTATGAAGCACATGAGCACGGATGGCAGCCTACGACTGTAAAGAAAGACTACGTTGCTGCAGATCCCTTTTTCTCCATCCTTCAGACACATGGTGTTAGGTTCTACGGGGATGGACTTGCTGCTACAACCAGCTATATGGAGTATGGGGAAGAAGAAATCGAGGGTATCGATCCTGACGACTATGATCCTGAAGAGCCTGAAGAAGAAGTTGACGAGATAGGGCTTTGA
- a CDS encoding radical SAM protein, protein MSKAVKYAERAVTLAANGVWSVFERLNSISPNESFTPKWSDKPLLKSWQKEKPPLGWPRTTDSLCPKCVPEIRQQIIDGKLPHEILLNEKVGEIKAQIIERDGKILMVKDCPKHGHFEDVMSMDPAFFKHLEEVFPGRDIRAHNDERLHNHGTSTVTHGRGSVLTIDLTNRCNMMCDPCFMDANQVGFVHELTWDDIKTMLDNAITIKPRRQMSVQFSGGEPTLSPYFLDAVAYARKVGYESVQAATNGIEFAKSKEFSKAAAEAGLRYAYLQFDGIGNAANSHRKVGNLFDVKLQAIHNLHEAGVDIVPVTTIVNGINNEQVGHIIQFALDNPKKINFLSFQPVSFTGRDEEVSDERREAQRYTLSHLAHDVKSQTGIGEPTRDWFPISFISTFSDFADLVHGPDRDWGQISCGCHPNCGIGMAIMIDKETKEAVPVTAFLNADRLAKDVAKVNDAARGKFLSLVGITLALLRNYDPTKAPTHMRIMDLLKKFDKFSGSTKRKYGSVKADRTMADIEMRRADRWNFLFIAGMWFQDLFNYDFRRTEQCIIPYATQEGEISFCAYNTGVGWRNIIEKMHMTSTLTKWYDEHGRHEIFAGGKKVGMGEAQHTLVLNDEHVHAHANDTLDKLGIAKNSREEKIRARDAKLKQDAENAQMAKLYREHILGEKPVEGLVSINSIAPAPKTAPATEEPVMGD, encoded by the coding sequence ATGTCGAAAGCCGTGAAGTACGCAGAGCGGGCGGTCACCCTCGCCGCGAATGGCGTCTGGTCCGTCTTCGAGAGGCTGAACAGCATCAGCCCCAACGAATCATTCACCCCTAAGTGGTCCGATAAGCCTCTGCTCAAGTCCTGGCAAAAGGAAAAGCCGCCCCTCGGCTGGCCCCGCACCACCGATTCGCTCTGCCCCAAGTGCGTCCCTGAGATCCGCCAGCAGATCATCGACGGCAAGCTGCCTCACGAAATCCTTCTGAATGAGAAGGTTGGCGAAATCAAGGCGCAGATCATCGAGCGCGACGGCAAGATCCTCATGGTCAAGGACTGCCCCAAGCACGGCCACTTCGAAGACGTCATGTCCATGGACCCGGCCTTCTTCAAGCACCTCGAAGAGGTCTTCCCCGGCCGCGACATCCGCGCCCACAATGACGAAAGGCTCCACAACCACGGGACGTCAACCGTGACGCACGGCCGCGGCTCGGTTCTCACCATCGACCTGACCAACCGCTGCAACATGATGTGCGACCCCTGCTTCATGGACGCCAACCAGGTTGGCTTCGTCCACGAGCTCACGTGGGACGACATCAAGACCATGCTCGACAACGCGATCACCATCAAGCCGCGCCGTCAGATGTCGGTCCAGTTCTCCGGTGGCGAGCCGACGCTCTCGCCCTACTTCCTTGACGCGGTCGCCTACGCCCGCAAGGTCGGTTACGAATCCGTTCAGGCCGCGACCAACGGCATCGAGTTCGCCAAGTCGAAGGAGTTCTCCAAGGCCGCAGCCGAAGCTGGTCTGCGCTACGCCTACCTCCAGTTCGACGGCATCGGCAACGCCGCCAACTCGCACCGCAAGGTCGGCAACCTCTTCGATGTAAAGCTCCAGGCCATCCACAACCTGCACGAAGCCGGCGTGGACATCGTCCCCGTCACGACCATCGTCAACGGCATCAACAACGAGCAGGTCGGCCACATCATCCAGTTCGCGCTCGACAACCCCAAGAAGATCAACTTCCTCAGCTTCCAGCCCGTCTCCTTCACCGGCCGCGACGAGGAAGTCTCGGACGAGCGCCGCGAAGCGCAGCGTTACACGCTCTCGCACCTCGCGCACGACGTCAAGAGCCAGACCGGCATCGGCGAGCCGACCCGCGACTGGTTCCCTATCAGCTTCATCTCCACCTTCTCCGACTTCGCCGACCTCGTTCACGGTCCTGACCGCGACTGGGGACAGATTTCCTGCGGATGCCACCCGAACTGCGGCATCGGCATGGCCATCATGATCGACAAGGAAACGAAGGAAGCCGTTCCGGTCACCGCGTTCCTGAACGCCGACCGCCTCGCCAAGGACGTAGCCAAGGTCAACGACGCCGCTCGCGGCAAGTTCCTCTCGCTCGTCGGTATCACGCTTGCGCTGCTGCGCAACTACGATCCGACCAAGGCGCCGACACACATGCGCATCATGGACCTGCTGAAGAAGTTCGACAAGTTCTCCGGCTCCACCAAGCGCAAGTATGGTTCCGTGAAGGCCGACCGCACCATGGCCGACATCGAAATGCGCCGCGCCGACCGCTGGAACTTTCTCTTCATCGCCGGCATGTGGTTCCAGGATCTCTTCAACTACGACTTCCGCCGCACCGAGCAGTGCATCATTCCTTACGCCACGCAGGAAGGCGAAATCAGCTTCTGCGCCTACAACACGGGCGTGGGCTGGCGCAACATCATCGAGAAGATGCACATGACCTCCACGCTCACCAAGTGGTATGACGAGCATGGCCGTCACGAAATCTTCGCCGGCGGCAAGAAAGTCGGCATGGGCGAAGCGCAGCACACCCTCGTCCTCAACGACGAGCACGTGCACGCCCACGCCAACGACACCCTCGACAAGCTGGGCATCGCCAAGAACTCGCGCGAAGAAAAGATTCGCGCCCGCGACGCCAAGCTCAAGCAGGACGCCGAGAACGCACAGATGGCCAAGCTCTACCGCGAGCACATCCTCGGCGAAAAGCCAGTCGAAGGCCTCGTCTCCATCAACTCAATCGCCCCAGCGCCGAAGACGGCCCCCGCAACCGAAGAACCCGTCATGGGGGACTAA
- a CDS encoding BrnT family toxin produces the protein MEFEWDSRKAASNRRKHGIPFPFAARVFLDENRMDRLDEDSEDREERWITLGSWKISKS, from the coding sequence GTGGAATTTGAATGGGACTCCAGAAAAGCAGCTTCCAATCGGCGTAAACATGGAATTCCGTTCCCGTTCGCAGCTCGCGTCTTTCTCGATGAGAACCGCATGGATCGACTCGATGAGGATTCGGAAGATCGAGAAGAGCGGTGGATCACGTTGGGGTCGTGGAAGATATCGAAATCGTAA
- a CDS encoding patatin-like phospholipase family protein, translated as MALYDLVFEGGGAKGMAFGGALQVFADAGHQHRRVVGTSAGAITAMLTGAGYTPAELITECTKTDAAGNPIFAAFMDPPAESDFTQDLIEGCETIALMKAAGFPFSGVMQNVEEKIIKALLHLELYRELFSFNECGGFYAGDKALAWFRERLVAKGLAADITWADFAKKTGKDVSVVTTDVTDKESVVLNARTAPNAPVAESVRMSMSIPFVWREMIWEPEWGTYNVLDANGQITRRPKAGNIFVDGGVLSNFPLRLIAESTPEVIAVMGKTDPGGAGNLGLLLDATVMVPGAEVSDTRRPRLRAADRVTRLIDTLTDSSDLAVMRQYESAVCRLPVGGYGTTEFRMSADRQKLLIGSGTTAMKKYLGVA; from the coding sequence ATGGCACTTTACGATCTTGTGTTTGAAGGCGGCGGCGCCAAAGGAATGGCGTTTGGCGGTGCGCTTCAGGTGTTTGCCGACGCGGGGCATCAGCATCGGCGCGTCGTTGGAACCTCCGCCGGAGCGATTACGGCCATGCTCACGGGCGCGGGTTACACTCCAGCGGAGTTGATCACGGAATGCACCAAGACCGATGCGGCGGGGAATCCGATCTTTGCCGCGTTCATGGACCCTCCGGCTGAATCTGACTTCACGCAGGACCTGATTGAAGGCTGCGAGACGATCGCGCTGATGAAGGCGGCGGGATTTCCCTTCTCGGGGGTGATGCAGAACGTCGAAGAGAAGATCATCAAGGCGTTGCTTCACCTGGAGCTATATCGCGAGTTGTTTTCTTTTAATGAATGCGGCGGATTCTATGCCGGGGACAAGGCGCTGGCGTGGTTTCGCGAGCGGCTGGTCGCGAAAGGCCTGGCGGCGGATATCACCTGGGCCGATTTCGCGAAGAAGACGGGCAAGGATGTGTCGGTGGTGACGACCGATGTGACCGATAAGGAGTCGGTGGTGCTGAATGCGCGCACGGCTCCAAATGCTCCGGTAGCCGAGTCGGTGCGCATGTCGATGAGCATTCCTTTTGTGTGGCGGGAGATGATCTGGGAGCCGGAGTGGGGCACGTATAACGTGCTGGATGCGAATGGCCAGATCACGCGACGCCCGAAGGCGGGCAATATCTTCGTCGATGGCGGGGTATTGTCGAATTTTCCGCTGCGGCTCATTGCCGAATCGACGCCGGAGGTGATCGCGGTAATGGGAAAGACCGATCCTGGCGGTGCCGGGAATCTTGGGCTGCTTCTGGATGCGACGGTGATGGTGCCGGGGGCTGAGGTTTCTGACACCAGACGGCCTCGGTTGCGAGCGGCTGACCGGGTGACACGGCTGATCGACACGCTTACAGACAGCTCGGATCTGGCGGTGATGCGGCAGTATGAGTCGGCTGTCTGCCGGTTGCCGGTGGGGGGATACGGCACGACGGAGTTTCGCATGTCGGCGGATCGGCAGAAACTGCTGATCGGCTCGGGCACGACAGCGATGAAGAAGTATCTGGGCGTCGCATGA
- a CDS encoding BrnA antitoxin family protein, with amino-acid sequence MSAKNTGTVKFRLDSKKLPTLPKKKLDALRKLKDDEIDYSDIPPQTNVKWTRPGALVPTENKRQITLRLDADVVSFFKKTGKRYQSRINAALREYVNAQKKVS; translated from the coding sequence ATGAGCGCCAAGAATACTGGAACCGTTAAATTTCGCCTGGACAGCAAGAAGCTCCCGACTCTGCCGAAGAAGAAGCTGGACGCGCTGCGTAAGCTGAAGGATGACGAGATCGACTATAGCGACATTCCGCCGCAGACAAATGTAAAGTGGACGCGGCCGGGTGCGCTGGTTCCCACAGAGAATAAGCGGCAGATCACGCTTCGTCTGGATGCGGATGTCGTGTCATTTTTCAAGAAGACAGGCAAGCGGTACCAGAGCCGCATCAATGCTGCCCTTCGTGAGTATGTAAATGCTCAGAAGAAGGTGAGCTAG
- a CDS encoding DUF4288 domain-containing protein: MAYIPEDAEWYLAEIILEICVEDDPRNVVHINVVLIHATNPEEAYDKAMKRGKTEEQTYENQQGKSVVSIFKGLRDLLVIHDKLEDGAELSYKEQIGLTKEQVSSLITPKHQLGIFAPVEQIDKPDYAAGDIVAEVYERFPELKR; encoded by the coding sequence ATGGCCTACATTCCTGAAGACGCTGAATGGTATTTAGCAGAGATCATTCTCGAAATATGTGTCGAAGACGATCCGCGTAATGTTGTCCATATCAATGTGGTTCTCATACACGCTACTAACCCGGAAGAAGCTTATGACAAAGCTATGAAGCGTGGAAAAACCGAGGAGCAGACCTACGAGAATCAGCAAGGTAAGTCGGTCGTCTCGATATTCAAGGGCCTGCGCGATCTTTTAGTTATCCATGACAAGCTCGAAGATGGAGCGGAGCTGAGTTACAAAGAGCAAATCGGTTTGACGAAAGAGCAAGTCAGCAGCCTGATTACTCCCAAACATCAATTGGGCATCTTTGCCCCTGTCGAGCAGATTGATAAACCGGATTATGCTGCTGGAGACATCGTGGCTGAGGTGTACGAACGATTTCCCGAGTTGAAACGGTAA
- a CDS encoding DUF2971 domain-containing protein — protein sequence MQRTYHFVPLCHGLDDLCHRHLKIAQLDDLNDPFELWAIAQPDQRLRQAISATKQQMAKQYGLLCFSLDWHNPLLWSHFADRHRGLALGFDVNERILKRVSYVKDRPVPEKINFETADRLLFTKYEDWRYEQEARIYTTLQDPDPKTGLYFADFGEQLVLREVIAGPLCAVTKQELCDAAGSATEVEFKKAGLAFDTFRMVIDPAWVW from the coding sequence ATGCAACGCACCTACCACTTCGTCCCTCTCTGTCACGGACTCGATGACCTGTGTCATCGGCATTTGAAAATTGCACAGCTAGACGATCTAAATGACCCTTTCGAGCTTTGGGCAATCGCGCAACCTGACCAGCGTCTTCGACAGGCTATCAGCGCAACAAAACAACAAATGGCCAAGCAATACGGGTTGCTGTGCTTCAGCTTGGATTGGCACAACCCGCTGCTTTGGAGCCACTTCGCTGATAGGCATCGCGGGCTGGCCTTGGGCTTCGATGTGAACGAGCGGATTCTGAAGCGAGTTTCCTATGTGAAAGACAGACCAGTTCCGGAGAAGATTAACTTCGAAACTGCTGATCGGCTCCTGTTCACGAAGTACGAAGATTGGCGCTACGAACAGGAAGCCAGAATCTACACAACGTTGCAAGACCCCGACCCCAAAACTGGCTTGTACTTCGCCGACTTCGGTGAGCAGCTTGTATTGCGTGAAGTGATTGCAGGTCCACTCTGCGCGGTTACAAAGCAAGAGCTTTGCGACGCAGCAGGTTCGGCAACCGAGGTCGAGTTTAAAAAAGCGGGATTGGCATTCGACACTTTTCGCATGGTGATCGACCCAGCGTGGGTTTGGTGA
- a CDS encoding glycine C-acetyltransferase — MSTTLSQRPQLKHLTAILDNLKQRGTHFKLRILEDEQGPVCTYDGKKVINLASNNYLGLCNHPLLREAALEATKTYGVGSGAVRTIAGTMKIHMDLEEKIARFKNVEACVVFQSGFTANAGTVSSILGKEDFIISDELNHASIIDGARLSRAKIKVFRHKDVAHAEEQLKEVANEPGRKLIITDGVFSMDGDIGPVDKLCDLADKYGAIMMVDDAHASGVLGRNGRGSIDHFGCHGRVDIQVGTLSKAIGALGGYVCGSRDLIDYLYHRARPFLFSTSHPPSVAATCIAAFDLLENEPERIDRLWSNTRYFKEQLGRIGFDIGGVTTPASETPITPIIIGDGKKTMDFSKALFDAGVMATGIAFPTVPEGKARIRTIMTSEHTKDQLDQALDTLEKTAKKLGILS; from the coding sequence ATGTCGACCACCCTCTCCCAGCGCCCGCAACTCAAGCACCTCACGGCAATACTGGACAACCTGAAGCAGCGCGGCACCCACTTCAAGCTGCGCATCCTTGAAGATGAGCAGGGCCCTGTCTGCACCTACGACGGGAAAAAGGTCATCAACCTCGCTTCGAACAATTACCTCGGCCTGTGCAACCACCCTTTGCTGCGCGAAGCCGCCCTTGAAGCAACAAAGACCTACGGCGTTGGCTCGGGAGCGGTAAGAACCATCGCCGGCACCATGAAGATCCACATGGATCTCGAAGAAAAAATCGCACGTTTCAAGAATGTCGAAGCCTGCGTCGTCTTCCAGAGCGGATTCACCGCCAACGCCGGGACGGTTTCGTCCATCCTCGGCAAAGAAGACTTCATCATCTCCGACGAACTCAACCACGCCAGCATCATCGACGGCGCGCGTCTCTCCCGCGCCAAGATCAAGGTCTTCCGCCACAAAGATGTCGCCCACGCAGAAGAGCAGCTCAAAGAAGTCGCAAACGAGCCCGGTCGCAAGCTCATCATCACCGACGGCGTCTTCTCGATGGACGGCGACATCGGGCCTGTGGACAAGCTGTGTGATCTTGCCGACAAGTATGGCGCCATCATGATGGTCGACGACGCGCACGCCTCAGGCGTACTGGGCCGCAACGGTCGCGGGTCGATTGATCATTTCGGGTGCCACGGCCGCGTCGACATCCAGGTAGGCACGCTCTCGAAAGCCATCGGCGCATTAGGCGGATACGTCTGCGGCAGCCGCGACCTCATCGACTACCTCTATCACCGCGCCCGCCCGTTCCTTTTCTCAACCTCGCATCCGCCATCAGTAGCCGCAACCTGCATCGCGGCTTTTGATCTGTTGGAGAACGAACCCGAGCGCATCGACCGCCTCTGGAGCAACACGCGCTACTTCAAAGAGCAGCTAGGCCGCATCGGTTTCGACATCGGCGGCGTCACCACCCCCGCCAGCGAAACACCGATCACGCCCATCATCATCGGCGACGGCAAAAAGACAATGGACTTCTCGAAAGCCCTCTTCGATGCAGGCGTCATGGCAACCGGAATAGCCTTCCCCACCGTCCCCGAAGGCAAAGCGCGCATCCGCACCATCATGACCAGCGAACACACGAAAGACCAACTCGATCAGGCTTTGGATACGCTGGAAAAGACCGCAAAGAAGCTGGGGATTCTGAGCTAA
- a CDS encoding IS481 family transposase, which translates to MDVREQRVRFVVAALRRERSLSSLCREFGISRPTGRLWVERYRAGGVEAIAERSRRPLHSPQQTAPEVEGRVIELRLRYPDWGARKLQVLLEQCGTRLPASTIHRILLRHQLVRPEDRHRPAPRRFERAAPNELWQMDFKGPKSWHQPIGPLSILDDHSRYVIALEAVGSTQAEPVRVRLEHAFQECGLPEAMLMDHGVPWWSWAGPQAATTGLALWLIKQGIRLCWSGIGHPQTQGKVERFHGALERALTRRGLRGHAPQQWLDRYRWEHNHLRPHEALGMQTPASRWRPSERRYDPNPPRWQYPEGAWVLKVDCQGKLEIADTKWRIGRALAGEWVQILPVEQRLQVYYCNTLIRELDPAIQRSTIVERWIPAQNPRP; encoded by the coding sequence ATGGACGTGCGGGAACAGCGGGTGCGGTTTGTGGTGGCGGCGTTGCGCCGTGAGCGGAGCTTGAGCAGCTTATGCCGGGAGTTTGGCATCTCGCGTCCAACTGGGCGGCTGTGGGTCGAGCGCTATCGGGCTGGCGGGGTGGAAGCCATCGCGGAACGCAGCCGACGCCCCCTGCACAGTCCACAGCAGACCGCGCCGGAGGTGGAAGGGCGTGTGATCGAGCTACGCCTCCGCTATCCCGACTGGGGTGCGCGCAAACTGCAGGTATTGCTCGAGCAATGCGGGACACGTTTGCCCGCAAGCACCATCCATCGCATTCTGCTGCGCCATCAACTGGTGCGCCCCGAGGACCGGCATCGCCCCGCGCCCAGGCGCTTCGAGCGGGCCGCGCCCAACGAGCTGTGGCAGATGGATTTCAAGGGTCCCAAGTCGTGGCACCAGCCGATCGGACCGCTTTCCATCCTGGATGATCACAGCCGTTATGTGATCGCGCTGGAGGCGGTGGGCAGCACCCAGGCCGAGCCGGTCCGTGTGCGGCTGGAGCATGCCTTTCAAGAGTGCGGTCTGCCCGAGGCCATGCTGATGGATCACGGCGTGCCCTGGTGGAGTTGGGCCGGACCACAGGCGGCGACGACAGGACTGGCGCTGTGGCTGATCAAACAGGGCATACGCCTCTGCTGGAGCGGCATCGGGCATCCGCAGACGCAAGGCAAGGTGGAGCGCTTTCACGGCGCGCTGGAACGCGCGCTCACCCGGCGTGGACTGCGTGGCCACGCGCCCCAGCAGTGGCTGGACCGCTATCGCTGGGAGCACAACCATCTGCGTCCGCACGAAGCCCTGGGCATGCAGACTCCAGCCAGCCGCTGGCGCCCCAGTGAGCGGCGCTACGATCCCAACCCGCCGCGCTGGCAGTACCCCGAGGGAGCCTGGGTACTGAAGGTCGACTGTCAAGGCAAGCTGGAGATCGCCGATACCAAGTGGCGCATCGGTCGCGCTCTGGCCGGTGAATGGGTGCAGATCCTCCCTGTCGAACAGCGGCTCCAGGTCTATTACTGCAACACCCTGATCCGGGAACTCGATCCCGCCATCCAACGCTCGACGATCGTCGAGCGTTGGATACCAGCTCAAAACCCTCGACCCTAA